From one Musa acuminata AAA Group cultivar baxijiao chromosome BXJ2-6, Cavendish_Baxijiao_AAA, whole genome shotgun sequence genomic stretch:
- the LOC135613914 gene encoding uncharacterized protein LOC135613914, protein MGELEEKQPRLRLWQLQLWQGKRKRKEEGKEKKRRGRRGCGCGEGSYSWKRREGEEEVEAGEQAAPLFPAGGNRGEEVLFVGEKKGRKEKKRRRRKEGERRGERKEAATAAAVEAAAVAGKEKEEGRREGEEEEKGKKGLRLRRWQLQLEEKKERKISRGGGRGCGCGGCSHGCDCDCGSCSWERKERKGGKRGCGRDCGHSGSDCVCSSYVCKRREEGR, encoded by the coding sequence ttggaagagaagcagccgcggctgcggctgtggcagctgcagctgtggcagggaaagaggaagaggaaggaagaagggaaggagaagaagagaaggggaagaaggggctgcggctgcggcgaaggtagctacagttggaagagaagggaaggagaggaagaagtagaagcgggtgaacaggcggcacctctgtttcctgcaggaggaaacagaggagaggaggtactgttcgtcggggagaagaaggggaggaaggagaagaagagaagaagaagaaaggaaggagaaagaagaggagaaaggaaagaagcagctacggctgcggctgtggaagctgcagctgtggcagggaaagagaaagaggaaggaagaagggaaggagaggaagaagagaaggggaagaaggggctgcggctgcggcgatggcagctgcagctggaagagaagaaggagaggaagattagcaggggaggaggaagaggctgcggttgtggtggctgcagccatggttgcgactgcgactgcggcagttgcagctgggaaagaaaagaaaggaaagggggaaaaaggggctgcggacgggattgcggccacagcggcagcgactgcgtatgcagcagttatgtctgcaagagaagggaggaaggaaggtag